The genome window GAACTAATAAGTATGAAGTTGCGCATAGAAATAGCCATTTAGAAGGTTCAAAACAAGTTGAAATTGTTTCTGGTGGAAATACCAATTTAATTGGTGGTACCATTCGAGGTGATAAAGTAACAGGGGATATTAAGGGTAATTTGTATATTGAAAGTTTGCAAGATTTAAGTAAATTTTCAAGTGATGCAAAATCAGGTTCACTTACAGGAACAGCTTGTGTTCCGCCAATTTGCGCTGGAAATTCTGGCGCAAGTTTTAGCTATACGCAGACAGATATGGACAGCTATTATCAAAGTGTTGGTGAGCAATCGGGAATATTTGCTGGGTCACAAGGGTTTCAATTAAAAGTTGGTGGAAATACGCACCTAAAAGGTGCAGTGATATCTTCAAACGACGAAGCAATAAAAAACAAGAGAAATACATTTGAAACGGGAACATTTAGTAGTGAAGATATAGTAAATAAAGCGTGGTATGAAGCAAGTCAATTTACAGTTGCTGGTTCAGTAGGAACGTTAAATAATAGCGTAGCACCGACAGTACCATTGTATTCATCAGATTCCAAATCCAACACGACATATAGTGGTGTATCGGGAGGAAGTTTTGTAATAAGAGATGATGCAAAACAAAGAGAGTTAACAGGTAAGAGTGCAGAGCGGACGATAGCCGAGACAAATCGAGACACATCAAATACGCATGAGAAATTGGCGGTGATATTTGATGAGCAAAAAATAACAACAGAGTTTCAAATAGTAACAACATTTAATAATGAATTAAATACGTTTATAAATAATCAAGCAAATAAACAGGATAATTATAAGAAAGAATTAGAAGGATTATTGGACAGTGGTGCAGATCCCAATTCATCCGAAGTAAAAGAAGCGCAATCAAATTTAGAATCAGCAGAGAAGTGGGGACCAGGAGGAAGCTACAGACAAATAGCGCAGGCGTTATCGCTAGCGATATCAGGGAATGTAGGTGGAAGTAATATTGATTTAATAAAAGGGTTTGCAGCAAATTACCTCCAAAGTTTGGGAGCAGAAAAGGTAAAAGAGTTAGCACAGCATTTAGGTGGAGAAGGAAGTCCAGCGCATGTGGCCTTACATGCGGTATTAGGTTGTGTAGCAGGAAGTATAAAAGGAACATGTGAACAAACGGCAGTAGGAGCAGCTGCAGGAGTAGTAGTAAACGAATTACTAAAAGAAGATAAAAAGTTAACAGCGGAAGAAAAAGAAAAGAAATTAAATATAACAACAGGGTTGATAGGAAGCTTAGCGAATGCGTTAGGGGAAAAGAATGTAGCAGCGGTAACAAGTGGAGCGCAGATAGAGAGTGAGAATAATAGTTTAAAGAAATTAGATCATATTAGTCTTGGTGTTTCTTTAGTAGATGCTGCTCGTTTAAAAATGATAAAAATGCAGTCAGATAATTTAAAACAAGAATTAGAGAAACATATTGGTGAATATGCAACAGTAGGCGATTACGTTTTTAATAGTCATACATTTGAATCAGAGCTTTTAATGTTGAGTGAGGGTAAGAAAACCTTTGCTGAGTTTTTAGATGCGTATGGAAAAAGTGCAGTTTTAGAAATTATATTAAACAAAAGCTTATCAAGGTTAACAGAATTAAAACCAGAATTAAAAAGTATTTTACAACCAGCCTTACTAAATGTTCAAAAGAAAGGTGAAGATTGGTTATTAAATGAAGGGTTATCGAAACAAGAGCAAATTAAATTAACAGAAAAATATGAAGATACCTATAAACTTTTGAGTGGAAAAACAAGTTTAAAAGAGTTGGAACGCACAAAAGGAATAGGATATTTATTAGAAGTAGGTAGCGAACTAAATAAAAAAGGAATTCACTTAGATAAGAAAGGTGGAACAGATTGGCAATTAGTAAGAATAGATAGTAAGACACAAAAGGAAAAAGCCCTCAATATAAATCTTGTGAATGGTGTTCAAGAGGGTTATCAAAGTACAAGTGAAAGCAAAAATTTAAAAGACATAATTGAAGGGAAAACAACTTGGGAAGAGTTGGCAAATAAAAAAGGCAAAGATTATGTAGAAAGGTTAGTCAAGAGCAAAGAAGCAGAAGGAATATGGAATAATGAATTAATAAATCCAAATACAAGTATAAACGGAGATAAAGAAAATACAATATTAAAGAAATGGGATGAAGGAAAAAATTACTTGGTAGAAAATGATCCAAAATTAAAAGACAAGCCAAGTATATTAGGTAACAAAGCGCCATATTCATCAAGAGAAATAGCAGAAGATATGAAGGATAGGCATGGTAAAGACAATGTGACTTCAACGACAGTACCTCCTTTGAATAAACCGAATGTAAAAATGGCAGGGAAAGAAAAAGTAATACAATTAGATGTTCAAAAACAAGAATGGGATGTAGATAAAAAACAATTTAAAACGGTGACAGAAAAGCAAGACGTAAAAATAGTATTTGACAAGAAAGGATATCCAATATTTGATGATGTTATGAAGGTGGAAGTGAGAATTCCTGTGAAAGAATATCGGGAAATGGAGTATAGACAACAATTGAAAGCTGCAACAAAAGAGTTAAAGAGGTTAATTCAGGAAAACATAATTCCAAAAACTTCATTCACAGCGAAACAATTAGAACAAATAAATAAGGAATTACCAAACTTTGATGGATATACATGGCATCATCACCAAGAAACTGGTAGAATGCAATCTGTTCCTCGGAATATTCATGAAAAAGTTAGTCATATAGGTTGGGAAGGAATGCAAGGAGAAACTAAAAATGAGAAATGAAATTGAATGGATAGCCTCAGAACAACCTACAAATATAGATCAGATAAAAGAATTTGAAATTAAGTCTGGTTATAAATTTCCTAAGAGTTATATAGATTTAATGATAAAATATAATGGAGCAACTATACTTAATTACATAACTAGCTTTAAAGTTTATTATAAAAGTGGTAAAATGTATCCTAATACCTTTGGAATTGGACAGTTTTTGGCTTTTGGAGAAGAAAGTATTTCTCATATTACTAATCTAATAGATTGGTGTAATGATAATAATAATCGTGATGAAAATTATCCAATACCAGAATTTATATTACCCATTATTTATGATGGCGGAGGTAATTATGTTTGTTTTGATTACCGACATGATCCAAAAACGGATAATCCTAAAGTAGTGTTTTGGTTTCATGAAGAAGCTGGATGCTTGGAAGAAGGTTTAGAAGTTTATTTTATAGCCAATAGTTTCGATGAGTTTTTAGATTGTTTGTTTGATAGTAGGACGGAGAAAGAAAAAGTGGAAGATGAAATTTCCAGAAAAGAATATTTAGAGATGTTTGGTTCAAAGTAATACTTATATATTCTTTGAAGAAATAGGTAAATAAAATTTATTTACCTATTTTAATTTGAAATAGTTTTAACTTGATCTGACAAAAGTATTGAAATGAAAAGTTAATTTTCTAACCGCTATTTAAATAACTTCCTTTAATAAAATCTTATTGTATTTCTTTTAAGAGCATATTATGAAATTAAAGTTAAAAAACTAAACTAATTAGTCTAATAAGTTAAATGAAACTCAGTTGGAATTTCTATACCTTCTTTGTTATCTACATAAAGAACAATTGTTAATAATTTTAGATGATCTGTTAATATTTTAGAAGGGTCTTCATTTTTGTTATAAGATAATGGCAAATTTCCAAGAAATTGAAGATCGTTTGCTGATATTTTAATATTAGAAGAATTTACTATTTTATTAAGACCGTTATTTATATTACTTGATGAATCAAAAATTGAATAACTTTTTATGAGATAATTATTTTCTATATTAAACTCTAATTCACCTTTGTAACTAATGATTTGGACTAAGTCTGAGGTTGATATTTTAAGTCGATTTATTGCATTAAAAAAGAAGCCTTTATTATCTATTTTCTTAACTTTATTATCTCCGAAATAGATTGTATTTTCTTTTGACTTAAATACGTCATTGACTACTACATTTTCTTGTGGATTATAAACATCTATTCTAAATTCTCTATTTTTTCCAGAGATTATTTCTGAAGAAATTTTATACTTTTTATTATGATTTTCATCTTTAAGAAAATATATATCTTTGCTTTTTGAATCTGTATCTAAATTAAATCCTTTTTCAAGTTTATAAACTTCATTTTTATTATCTTGATTGCTAAATTCCATGCTTGTAATATTAATATTACAAGCATTATTACCATTTTCATTAAAAGAAAATTTATTATATTGGCTTCCTGCTTGCCATTTTATTTCTTCATCTTCTTCACATTCTTTTGAAAAATTGCCACTGATGGCTAAGCTATAATTTTTTATAGGAATTTTATCTGAAAATTTAAATGTATATGTTGTTTCTTTAGAGCTTTTGCCACTGCTAGAGTTTGTATTATTTGATTTATTACCATCTTTACAACCTATAGTAGTTAATGCTGCTAATGCTAAAGAAACTTTAAAAGCGAACTTCATTAAACCTCCTATACTTTAATTACTTGAATGAAAAATTCCCGCTATTAGACAAAAATATTATTCTAATTTTTAATTAAAACTGGTTTTATTTTTCAAAAAGTTGCAATAAAAAGCAAGGAAATTAAAATTAAGTTCCTTGCTATAATTAGAAATTTTTAACTATTAATCTCTATTAAATTCTATGTAAGTTATTTCTGATTCAATTGAATTAGTAGAATATGAAGATGGGATATAAAGTTTTAATTTGTTATCAACTAATTTTAGCAATCCCATTTGATATTTTATTTTTTTATTTCCAACAATCATATTACAGTTTGTAGGACTTAGATGAATTCTGTCTGTCTCTTTTTCCAAAAGAAATTTACCTTCAGTACAACCTGAAATTCTTGATAATCCATTTGCTTTTTCAAAACTTAGGGAATCTCCCGCTTTAGAAATATTTACTATAATTTGTTGGTTTTTTGAAATCCAACGTGTTTCTCTTAGATCTTCAATGGCAGTGTCTTTTTCAGGAAGTGTTGAAAATGATTTCGCAGCTTTTTTATTATTACTGCTTTCATTATTCTTTCCGCAAGAAGCTAGTATTAGGCAAGAGCTCAAAGCAACTAAAAACAAATTTTTCATTAAAATATTCCTTTTCTAAATTAAATTTCAAAACAATATCATCCAGAATTTTCCGTTAGTATTCTAAACGAACTAACAAAATAGAAATTTTCATAAATATATAAAAATCTCATTTAATTTTATATATTTATAAAAAACAAAAAAATCAAATTATTATTTAAACATATTTTATAGATATATTTTAAATATTATCTATAAAATATGTGAGATAAAAACTAACTAGGATAAAAAATTTTGCAAATTCTATCTGTGTTTATTAGATAGAATATAAATGATAATTCTAATTAAATTTCTTCGAATTCAGTTTCAGTTGAAACTGAATCATAATTAATAAATTTTTGCTTAAAATTAAATCAACAAAAATTATTTTTTATTCTAGTGCAGTGAATTAATCTCACTAGCAAAAATTTCGCATAATACTATAGCTCTTGTTAAAAGGGTTATCTAAAAAAATAAAATTTGAGGTATTAAAGCTAATAAAAATTGTAGTATTTTATAATTTATAAATATAACAAGAAATAATTTTTACCAATTGTTGAAATAAATTAAAATTACGAATATATAGAGTTTTGCTTAATTACCAAAATTAAGCATTTTTACTATTTGCTTAAATAAATGGAGTTATTTAATGTTTGCTAAAAAAATGGGCTATACTTTAGCTTCTTTGGTTCTTACAACATCTGCATTTGCTGCAAAAAAATCGTCTGATGTTCAAATCAATGCCGGTTATACAAATTATAGTGGTTTTTCTGATGGTGCATTTGATAATAATTTTAATGGTGGAAATTTAGGAGTAACATACCTTTACAGTATTTATAATGATAAAATTGCTCCTGTAGTTGGTGGTGGCTTAAATACGCAATTAATGAGATATTCATATTCAAATGGTGAGACCTTAACTTTAAATTCCTATGAAGGAGTTATTAAAGCTGGTGCAAAATTTGAACTTGTTGAAAAAGTTAATATGTTTGCATTAGTAAATGCTGGTTACTCTTTTTATAACTATATTAATACATCTTTTAACAAAGGTGACTTTAAAGTGCAAAATACATATAGTTTTGGAGCTTCTCTGATAGCAACTTACGACCTATCTGAATCTTTAAATGTTGGTTTGGGTTACACATATAACCGTAGAAATTTAAAAGTACAAGACACAAATTATAATAAAGATTTTCAATACAATGAACATTCAGCAAATGTAATTGTAGGTTTCAATTTTTAATTTGTGAGATCAATCTCAATTTTGCTAGGCTATTTTCCTAAATAGCCTAGCTTTTTTTATAGAGAATTTAAAATAAAAAAATATTACTTTCCTTAGCAGCATCTTCAATGCTTACAGCCGTATATGCCAAAGAAAATCCTTCCACTTTAATGTTTCAAGGTGGCTATACTACAATTGATAATTATAAAAATTCAGATGATACTACAGATAACCCTAATTTTCCTCAATTATCAGGGTGGAATATGGGAGCTATGTATATGGCTTCTTTTATCGACAACAGTAGCATTCATCCCATTTTAGGGGGCGGACTTTCTTATAACTACACGACTGGTCATAAAAACGATGCCTTTTCTTAGTATGATTTAACCTTGTCTTCGCTGGATCTTGCTGGAGCAGCTGGTGTAAAATTTAATTTGACAGATAAGTTTGATCTTTATACTCTTGTTAATTTAAACTTTGCAGCTATTTCAAAACAAAATGAGTATAGTGGTTATTATTATAGTAATAACAATGTATATTTTGGAACAGTAAAAATTTATAGTGCAGGATCTTTTGGTATTAGTATCATTCCAACTTATAATATTGATGAAAATTATAGTATTGGCTTTGGGTATTTCTTAGGAAAAAGAGTTTTTGTCAGAAAAGCTGATCATATTAGCGATAAAACATATACGGGAACTGAACAATCTTTTAATGTTGTATTTGGTATAAATATATAAGGTAAATTAAATTATTAGTTAAAGGAAAGTTTATAGAGTTTTAACTTTTCATCTTTTCCTTTAACGCTAAATTCGCCCACAAATTCTACTTGTTTTTTTTCATCCTCATTAAAAGAATTATATGTGCTTTCAGAAATTAATAATTCTGTTTTTATTTCTTTGGTCATACTTTCAATTCTTGAAGCAGTATTTACAGAGTCTCCAATTACTGTAGCATTCAATCTTTTTTCTTCACCCACTATGCCAATGACAACTTTGCCAGTATTTAATCCAATTCCTATTTTTACTTCACCAAATATAGAATATTGATTTTCTGAATTTTGATTTTTAATTGCAGAAAGTATTTCTTGTGAAGCTTTAAATGCTTGAATAGCTTGGTTAGGAAACAAAGCCATTAATCCATCACCAATATATTTATCAATGAATCCTCCGTGTTCTTTAATAATGGGTGCGACTAATTTTAAGTAATCATTGATAAATTCAAAATTTTCTTTCGGGGTTAAACTTTCCGAAAGTTTTGTATAACCACGAATATCTGAAAATAAGATAGTCATTTCTTGTTCAAAATAATCTCCTAAGAGAATTTTTCTAATATCATCTTTATTTAAAATATCAATAAATTCTTTTGGAACAAACCTTTGGTAAGATAGATTTGTTTCTTTTAGATTTTGGATTAAGTTTTTAATTGAGTTTCGCATTGTTTCAAAGCTTTTTGCTAATTTTGCTACTTCATCCTTTCCATAAGTAACAATTGGAATGTCTAAGTTTCCTGCAGACAAAGTGGCAGCATTTTTTTCTAGTTTTTTTAAACCTTTAGTAATTCCAGCTGCGGCAAAAGAGGACAAAATAACTGAAAATAAAAATATTCCAAGGCCAAGAATTAAAATAAATATTTTTGAAGTGTTAAATACATATTCATTTTCTTTATTGGATATTGAAAGTAAAGCTGTTACATTTTCGTTTACTAAATTAGGTTTAAACTTAAAAGAATAATAATAACCATTTTTTGATGTCCACGTTCTATCATTGTCATTATTTATGGAAGTTTTTTCTTGCTTTAAATGATTAAACTCCTTGTTAATAACTTCAATTTCATTTTTGTCTTCAATTGAGCTGCTTAATAGTTGAGTTTGATTAAAAAAAGAAATATCAACCCCTGTTATTTTTGCAATTTTTTCTAAATATTTTCTATCGATATTAAAGGTAGTAGAAAGTATTCCGCAGACTTTTTTATTGTCTGAGATCACTGGTGATAAATGAATAATTTTTAAGTTATTGCTTGACATAAATTTTGAGGAGTTTTTTCCATCCAATGCTTGCCTAAAACTATCGAATAAAATTTTATTTTTATTTTCTGAAAAAAAATTTATAAAAGACTGATTTCCACTTTCTCCTAAAGAAATGGGATTCCCATCATTGTCATAACTATGAACATCTGATAACTCTAACTCTTCTTGAAATTTCTTTGCTATTTTAAGTACAGCTAAACTTTGTCTTGACTCTATTTCTTTTATAAATTGAGAAAAATTTGCAATAATTCGACTATCGCCATCTAATTTTAAAAATTGAAAATCTAGCGATGTATTTAATGTTTCTTTTGCTGAGTTTAAAATTTTGAAAGAAGAATTTTTTAATTGTAAAAATAATAACCAAGCACCAAATGCTAAACAAACTGTGGATACTAGTGCTGTTAATCCACACATTAGAAATAAAAAGCGGTTTCGGATACTAAACATTTTTTCCTAATCCCTTATGGTATCTTAATAACATTCATGTTAATTCAATGCGTTGGAATGCTGCTGGGGCTTCTTTTCCTATTTGGATGAAAAAAACCTCAACAGAGAATTTTAGTATTTTATTGAGGGGTATAATCTATGGAAATGAAGGTAAAAACTGGGGTATTGCTAGTCAATGTGGGCACCCCCGATGCCCCGGAAACAAAAGCAGTAAGACGTTATTTAAAGGAATTTCTTTCCGATCCAAGGGTTATTGATATACCGGCGGTTATTCGATTTTTTTTATTGCGTTGTATTATTCTGCCATTCCGTAGCCCGAAATCTGCGCATGCTTATAAAAGTATATGGTCGAAAGAGCATGGCTCACCCTTGTTAATGTATTCTAAGCAACTAGGAACCGAAGTTGGAAAATTATTAGGTGATGATTATCTAGTGGAAGTATCTATGCGGTATCAAAATCCATCTATTGATGAAGCTCTAGCGAAATTAAATCAGGCAGGGGTTGGTAAAATTATTGTTTTTCCTTTATTTCCGCAATATTCTTCTGCAGCAACTGGTACAGTTTTTGAAAAAGTAAGCAAATTAATTCATAAGATGTGGAATATACCACAAGTTGTTTATGTTCCTCCTTTTTATGATGATCCTTTGTTTATTGAAAGTTTTTCAGCAATAGCAAAGAATTTTTTAGCAAATTATTCTGCTGATTTTGTCTTGTTCAGTTATCATGGATTACCTGAAAGACATGTAAAAAAATCAGATTTAACAAAAGGAAAATTCTGTTTAACAAAAGATAACTGCTGTGAAAAAATAGAAAAAGAAAATCAATTTTGTTACCGAGCGCAATGTTTTGCAACCACAAGACTGTTAGCAAAAAAATTAAATCTTTCACCGCAAAATTATACTACTTCATTTCAATCAAGACTTGGAAAAGATCCTTGGATTAAACCTTATACTGATCTTTTATTGCAAGAATTAGCAGATAAAGGTTATAAAAAAATAGCGGTATTTTGCCCTGCTTTTGTCGCAGATTGTTTAGAAACTTTAGAAGAAATTCAAATGCGTGCAAGGGAACAATGGTTAGAAATTGGGGGAGAAGATTTACGTCTTATTCCTTCTTTAAATGCTGATTCCAATTGGGCCCAATCAGTGGTAAAAATGATCCAAAAATATGCTTAATTTTTTTAGGAAATAATTATGTCGGAAAAACCTTTTGAAATTTCTTGGCCTGTGACACCAACAGGCGATCAGCCGCAGGCTATAGAAAAATTAGTTTCAGGTTTATCTGCAGGACTTTCAGAACAAATATTGCTTGGTGTGACTGGTTCTGGGAAGACATTTACCATTGCTAATGTTGTCGCAAAAACCCAAAGACCCACTTTAGTCATTGCACATAATAAAACATTAGCTGCGCAATTATTTCAAGAATTTAAAGAACTTTTTCCAAATAATGCGGTTGAATATTTTATCAGTTACTATGACTACTATCAGCCAGAAGCCTACTTGCCAAGTACGGATACTTTTATCGATAAATCTGCATCTATTAACGATAATATCGACAAAATGCGGCATAGTGCGACAAAAGCCTTATTTGAACGGCGAGACGTTATTATTGTCAGTTCTGTAAGTTGTATTTATGGTTTAGGAGCTCCCGATACTTATTTAAATTCAAGAATAGTTTTAAATTTAAATGCAGAATTTTCCAGAGATGATTTTATTCGCCAACTTATTTCCATTCAATATACTCGAAATGATATATCCTTAGAAAGAGGAAAATTTCGGGTGCGTGGTGATATAATTGAAGTCGTTCCTTCATCAGAAAATGAAAGAGCAGTGCGAATTCAATTTTGGGGAGATAAAATTGAAAAATTATCTACAATTGACGCACTTAAAGGAACAGTAATAGAAAAAATTCAAAAAATAAATATCTATCCTGCCTCGCATTATGTCTTAGAGAATGAAAAAATTGACGAAGTTATTTCCCAAATTTCCCATGATTTAATTGAAAAAGTTTCTGAATTTAAAAATAATGGAAAACATATTGAAGCTCAACGAATTGAGCAAAGAACGTTACACGACTTAGAAATGATCCGTGAAATTGGATACTGTCAAGGCATAGAAAATTATTCTCGTTACTTAGATGGACGGTCTCCTGGTAAACCTCCTGCTACTTTACTTGATTATTTTCCAAAAGATTATTTATTAGTTATTGATGAAAGTCATGTCACAGTTCCACAAATTGGCGGTATGTATCGTGGCGATAGAGCAAGAAAAGAAACCTTAGTGCAATATGGATTTCGCTTACCAGCTGCATTAGATAATCGTCCGTTAAATTTTGATGAATTTAAAGATCGAATGGGTCAGACTATTTATGTTTCAGCAACTCCTGCTAAATATGAATTAGAACATGCAGGAACTGAAATTGTTGAACAGATTATTCGTCCTACTGGCTTAATCGATCCTCAAATTCTCGTTAAACCAGCAAAAGGTCAAATTGATGATCTTTTATTTGAAATCCAAAATGTTGTAGCAAAAAAAGAAAGAATTTTAATTACAACTCTGACTAAAAAAATGGCGGAAAATATAACTGCTTATTATGCCGAATTTGGCATAAAAATAAAATATTTGCATTCTGAAATTCAAAGTATAGAGCGAGTAGAAATATTACGAGATCTGCGCTTAGGTATTTTTGATGTTCTTGTTGGTATCAATTTGCTAAGAGAAGGACTCGATTTACCTGAAGTATCATTGGTAGCTATTTTAGATGCAGATAAAGAAGGTTTTTTAAGAAGTAAAACAAGCTTAATCCAAACTGTTGGTAGGGCGGCTAGAAATGCTAATGGAAGAGTTATTTTGTATGCTGATAAGGAAACAGAAAGTATTAAATTTTGTATTGAAGAAACTTCTAGAAGAAGAGAGAAACAAGAAAAATATAATACCGAAAATAATATTACACCTCAAACTGTATACAAAAAAATTCCTGATGATCTAAAGAAAATATATAATCTTGACTATGGTGATGAATTTCAAGAAAAATTAATTCAAGCTATCGCTAATTTAGATGATGAAAATATTTTAAAAGATGCTAAAAAACTGGAAAAATATGTGCAAAAAATGCAAAAAGAAATGATAAAAGCTTCGCAAAAAATGGATTTTGAATTAGCGGCTCAATTACGCGATAAAATCTTTCTATTAAAAGAACAAATTCTTTTACTAACAGGTGAATCATAGATGGAAGAAAAAGAGTATCAGAATTTTAAATTAATATTTTCTTGGAATGGTGAAAAATTTCATGGTTATCAGCAACAACCTAATGTTTTTACAGTCCAAGAAGCTATAACAAAAGCATGGTTTATTTTGACTAAAGAAACTGTAACTTTAACAGGTTGCAGTCGATTAGATGCTGGTGTACATGCAAATAGCTTTGTTTTAAATTTACAATCTCAAACTAATTATTCTTTGGAAAGAATACAAAAAGGATTAAATGGAATTTTTCATTCGCAATTGCATTTGGATATTTCTTTGTATTCGGTAGAACATGTCGCAAGTGATTTTCATGCACGGTTTTCTTCACAAGGAAAGCATTATCGATATTTAATTTGGTATGGTTTTTCAGAACATGCATTTTTAACTCGAAGATGTTGGCATGTTAGAACGAAATTAGATGTTTCTGAACTGTTTTTGCAATTGCAAAATTTTGTCGGTGAGCACGATTTTTCTGCATTTCGAGCTATAGATTGTGGAGCTAAAAATACGATAAAAAAAATCTACCAAATTCATGCGCAATTTCATCCTGTTTATTCTGAATGTATTGTTATTGATATTTGGGGTGAAGGGTTTTTGAAAAATATGATCCGCAACATGGTGGGAACCGCCGTTGATATTGCAAGCAATAAGTTATCAAAGAATACCATAACCGAAGGGTATTTGCATAAAAACAGAAATTTAACAGGAGTTTGTGCACCAGCGTGGGGTTTAACCTTAATGCAAGTATTCTACAGCAAAAAAGAACTCGAGAAAGCTTTACAGTTGCCTACATTCTTCCCAGCTCCTTGCTAAAGGCAATTTCTTTGTTAGTACTTTGTTTCCTATTCTCTCTTTTCTAACTTCGCTAAAATATATAAAAGTTTAACGAGGTT of Pigmentibacter sp. JX0631 contains these proteins:
- a CDS encoding SMI1/KNR4 family protein; the encoded protein is MRNEIEWIASEQPTNIDQIKEFEIKSGYKFPKSYIDLMIKYNGATILNYITSFKVYYKSGKMYPNTFGIGQFLAFGEESISHITNLIDWCNDNNNRDENYPIPEFILPIIYDGGGNYVCFDYRHDPKTDNPKVVFWFHEEAGCLEEGLEVYFIANSFDEFLDCLFDSRTEKEKVEDEISRKEYLEMFGSK
- a CDS encoding outer membrane beta-barrel protein, whose amino-acid sequence is MFAKKMGYTLASLVLTTSAFAAKKSSDVQINAGYTNYSGFSDGAFDNNFNGGNLGVTYLYSIYNDKIAPVVGGGLNTQLMRYSYSNGETLTLNSYEGVIKAGAKFELVEKVNMFALVNAGYSFYNYINTSFNKGDFKVQNTYSFGASLIATYDLSESLNVGLGYTYNRRNLKVQDTNYNKDFQYNEHSANVIVGFNF
- a CDS encoding adenylate/guanylate cyclase domain-containing protein, with amino-acid sequence MFSIRNRFLFLMCGLTALVSTVCLAFGAWLLFLQLKNSSFKILNSAKETLNTSLDFQFLKLDGDSRIIANFSQFIKEIESRQSLAVLKIAKKFQEELELSDVHSYDNDGNPISLGESGNQSFINFFSENKNKILFDSFRQALDGKNSSKFMSSNNLKIIHLSPVISDNKKVCGILSTTFNIDRKYLEKIAKITGVDISFFNQTQLLSSSIEDKNEIEVINKEFNHLKQEKTSINNDNDRTWTSKNGYYYSFKFKPNLVNENVTALLSISNKENEYVFNTSKIFILILGLGIFLFSVILSSFAAAGITKGLKKLEKNAATLSAGNLDIPIVTYGKDEVAKLAKSFETMRNSIKNLIQNLKETNLSYQRFVPKEFIDILNKDDIRKILLGDYFEQEMTILFSDIRGYTKLSESLTPKENFEFINDYLKLVAPIIKEHGGFIDKYIGDGLMALFPNQAIQAFKASQEILSAIKNQNSENQYSIFGEVKIGIGLNTGKVVIGIVGEEKRLNATVIGDSVNTASRIESMTKEIKTELLISESTYNSFNEDEKKQVEFVGEFSVKGKDEKLKLYKLSFN
- the hemH gene encoding ferrochelatase yields the protein MEMKVKTGVLLVNVGTPDAPETKAVRRYLKEFLSDPRVIDIPAVIRFFLLRCIILPFRSPKSAHAYKSIWSKEHGSPLLMYSKQLGTEVGKLLGDDYLVEVSMRYQNPSIDEALAKLNQAGVGKIIVFPLFPQYSSAATGTVFEKVSKLIHKMWNIPQVVYVPPFYDDPLFIESFSAIAKNFLANYSADFVLFSYHGLPERHVKKSDLTKGKFCLTKDNCCEKIEKENQFCYRAQCFATTRLLAKKLNLSPQNYTTSFQSRLGKDPWIKPYTDLLLQELADKGYKKIAVFCPAFVADCLETLEEIQMRAREQWLEIGGEDLRLIPSLNADSNWAQSVVKMIQKYA
- the uvrB gene encoding excinuclease ABC subunit UvrB; the encoded protein is MSEKPFEISWPVTPTGDQPQAIEKLVSGLSAGLSEQILLGVTGSGKTFTIANVVAKTQRPTLVIAHNKTLAAQLFQEFKELFPNNAVEYFISYYDYYQPEAYLPSTDTFIDKSASINDNIDKMRHSATKALFERRDVIIVSSVSCIYGLGAPDTYLNSRIVLNLNAEFSRDDFIRQLISIQYTRNDISLERGKFRVRGDIIEVVPSSENERAVRIQFWGDKIEKLSTIDALKGTVIEKIQKINIYPASHYVLENEKIDEVISQISHDLIEKVSEFKNNGKHIEAQRIEQRTLHDLEMIREIGYCQGIENYSRYLDGRSPGKPPATLLDYFPKDYLLVIDESHVTVPQIGGMYRGDRARKETLVQYGFRLPAALDNRPLNFDEFKDRMGQTIYVSATPAKYELEHAGTEIVEQIIRPTGLIDPQILVKPAKGQIDDLLFEIQNVVAKKERILITTLTKKMAENITAYYAEFGIKIKYLHSEIQSIERVEILRDLRLGIFDVLVGINLLREGLDLPEVSLVAILDADKEGFLRSKTSLIQTVGRAARNANGRVILYADKETESIKFCIEETSRRREKQEKYNTENNITPQTVYKKIPDDLKKIYNLDYGDEFQEKLIQAIANLDDENILKDAKKLEKYVQKMQKEMIKASQKMDFELAAQLRDKIFLLKEQILLLTGES
- the truA gene encoding tRNA pseudouridine(38-40) synthase TruA; this translates as MEEKEYQNFKLIFSWNGEKFHGYQQQPNVFTVQEAITKAWFILTKETVTLTGCSRLDAGVHANSFVLNLQSQTNYSLERIQKGLNGIFHSQLHLDISLYSVEHVASDFHARFSSQGKHYRYLIWYGFSEHAFLTRRCWHVRTKLDVSELFLQLQNFVGEHDFSAFRAIDCGAKNTIKKIYQIHAQFHPVYSECIVIDIWGEGFLKNMIRNMVGTAVDIASNKLSKNTITEGYLHKNRNLTGVCAPAWGLTLMQVFYSKKELEKALQLPTFFPAPC